The following proteins are co-located in the Paludibaculum fermentans genome:
- a CDS encoding SIS domain-containing protein: MTDFSSTYKTQLLSALDTLPLDKVEAAISILKTARDEDRQVFVCGNGGSAATASHFVCDMVKGGSYGRPKRFRILSLNDNLHTITAYSNDVSYECVFVEQLTNFARPGDVLICISGSGNSPNVLRAAEYANQAGLTTIGLTGRDGGRLGPLSKLEINVAEQHMGRIEDGHMVACHMIAYYFMEREAPTGA, translated from the coding sequence ATGACGGATTTCAGCTCCACCTACAAAACCCAGTTGCTCAGCGCGCTGGACACCCTCCCTCTGGACAAAGTGGAAGCCGCGATCTCGATCCTGAAGACGGCGCGGGACGAGGATCGCCAGGTGTTTGTCTGCGGCAATGGCGGCAGCGCGGCCACGGCTTCGCATTTCGTCTGCGACATGGTGAAGGGTGGCAGCTATGGCCGTCCGAAGCGGTTCCGGATTCTCAGCCTGAACGACAACCTGCATACGATCACGGCCTACTCCAACGACGTCAGCTATGAATGCGTGTTCGTGGAGCAGTTGACGAACTTTGCCCGTCCCGGCGATGTGCTGATCTGCATCAGCGGCAGCGGCAATTCGCCGAACGTCCTGCGCGCGGCGGAGTATGCCAATCAGGCGGGTCTCACCACCATCGGACTCACGGGCCGCGATGGCGGCCGGCTGGGGCCTTTGTCGAAGCTCGAGATCAATGTCGCCGAGCAGCACATGGGCCGCATCGAGGATGGCCACATGGTGGCGTGCCACATGATCGCCTATTACTTCATGGAGCGCGAAGCGCCCACAGGCGCCTGA
- a CDS encoding ROK family protein: MSILAIDIGGTKFTMALFEGDRMVQRISLATDREGGKDWMLARIGSIGDEWRGGGSFQAIGVGFGGPVNFETQQVVLSTHVGGWQDFDLPAWLRQRFGAPVWMDNDANVGALGEGIHGAGKGLRPLFYMTLSTGIGGGILTGDEVYRGADSYAGEIGHMNVRPDGPDCLCGSNGCFERMCCGLWMERDYGRTAKELLADPEFVKKYVVDLARGLKAALMLLNPAAIVIGGGISKAGDTLFLPLRAELNRQMTAWSKARRIVVPAALGDDSVLWGALELARRMEGITT, translated from the coding sequence ATGAGTATTCTGGCAATCGACATCGGCGGCACGAAGTTCACGATGGCGCTGTTTGAAGGCGATCGCATGGTGCAGCGGATCTCGCTGGCCACTGACCGCGAGGGTGGCAAGGACTGGATGCTGGCGCGGATCGGTTCCATCGGGGACGAATGGCGCGGCGGCGGGTCGTTCCAGGCCATCGGCGTGGGCTTCGGCGGTCCGGTGAATTTCGAGACACAGCAGGTGGTGCTCTCCACGCATGTCGGCGGCTGGCAGGATTTCGATCTGCCCGCCTGGCTCAGGCAGCGGTTTGGCGCGCCGGTCTGGATGGACAACGACGCCAACGTCGGCGCCCTCGGCGAAGGGATTCACGGAGCAGGGAAGGGCCTGCGGCCGCTGTTCTACATGACGCTTTCCACGGGCATCGGCGGCGGGATCCTCACGGGTGACGAGGTCTACCGTGGCGCGGACTCCTATGCCGGAGAGATCGGACACATGAACGTGCGGCCGGACGGGCCGGATTGCCTGTGCGGCTCCAATGGCTGCTTTGAGCGCATGTGCTGCGGCCTGTGGATGGAACGCGACTATGGCCGGACCGCGAAGGAACTGCTGGCCGACCCCGAGTTCGTCAAAAAGTACGTCGTCGACCTGGCCCGCGGCCTGAAGGCGGCCCTGATGTTGCTGAACCCGGCGGCGATCGTGATCGGCGGCGGCATCAGCAAGGCCGGCGACACGCTCTTCCTGCCTCTGCGGGCCGAACTGAATCGCCAGATGACGGCCTGGTCCAAGGCGCGGCGCATTGTGGTTCCGGCCGCGCTGGGGGATGACAGCGTATTGTGGGGCGCGCTGGAACTGGCGCGCCGGATGGAAGGGATCACGACATGA
- a CDS encoding PfkB family carbohydrate kinase — protein sequence MNARAILSRIQTLNVLVAGDLWLDRWSRYDPFLSSASPETGLESTVLVATETAPGGCGLSAAALAALGAKVALLAVVGDDGAGLDLRRALEQAGVAPDSLLSGPAPTPSLTRLIHARTGAEDAGRIEVVQFQPPGHVATAFAEDLHRLAAHAECVLVVEHRPAVLGGLVAPMPRSVLAGLAATCPLLWHETPLELEQLRGGGRAALIVRPDGQGGVEIQDGPERQTVPERMPEYPVDPHGARETFSAAAAAALAAGADPADAVRFALLAAAVCMMKPGARCASPEEILRAEREWSE from the coding sequence GTGAACGCACGCGCCATCCTGAGCCGGATCCAGACGTTGAACGTCTTAGTCGCCGGGGATCTGTGGCTCGATCGCTGGTCCAGGTACGATCCCTTCCTCAGCTCGGCCTCACCGGAGACAGGCCTGGAATCCACCGTTCTCGTCGCCACGGAGACGGCTCCGGGCGGCTGCGGGCTCTCGGCTGCTGCACTGGCCGCCTTGGGCGCCAAGGTGGCTTTACTCGCGGTTGTGGGCGACGACGGCGCGGGCCTGGATTTGCGCCGCGCTCTCGAACAGGCCGGCGTCGCGCCGGATTCCCTTCTTTCCGGACCCGCGCCGACGCCTTCCCTCACGCGGCTGATCCACGCGCGCACCGGAGCCGAGGACGCGGGCCGCATCGAGGTGGTCCAATTCCAGCCGCCTGGGCACGTGGCCACCGCGTTTGCCGAGGACCTGCACCGGTTGGCCGCCCACGCGGAGTGCGTCCTGGTAGTGGAGCACCGGCCGGCTGTGCTGGGCGGGCTGGTGGCGCCGATGCCGCGGAGTGTCCTGGCCGGCTTGGCGGCAACGTGCCCGTTGCTTTGGCATGAGACGCCGCTCGAACTGGAACAGCTTCGCGGCGGCGGCCGCGCGGCGCTGATCGTCCGGCCGGACGGGCAGGGCGGAGTCGAGATCCAGGACGGGCCGGAGCGCCAGACGGTGCCCGAACGGATGCCTGAGTATCCTGTCGATCCGCATGGCGCCCGTGAGACTTTTTCGGCGGCGGCTGCCGCTGCGTTGGCCGCGGGAGCCGACCCGGCCGATGCGGTGCGCTTTGCGCTGCTGGCCGCGGCTGTGTGCATGATGAAGCCTGGCGCGCGTTGCGCCTCGCCCGAGGAGATCCTGCGGGCGGAACGGGAGTGGAGCGAATGA
- a CDS encoding CAAX prenyl protease-related protein, whose product MAGQNPLSPQFLAYVGPFGVFMGLLVLLPRLNLPIRVNLAIWLVVCALAIFVWSRQVLEFRPAQWVMSTLVGVAVFLLWIAPDVLVPGWRSHWIFQNSIMGELKTSLPSDALTDNLSLAMRVLRATLIVPIVEELFWRGWLMRWLIDPKFEEVPLGKYLLSSFLLVALLFALEHGPYWDVGLLAGLAYNFWMVRTKRLSDLILAHAVTNGCLCAYVLRTGHWEYWL is encoded by the coding sequence ATGGCCGGGCAGAACCCCCTCTCGCCTCAGTTTCTGGCCTATGTGGGACCCTTCGGGGTCTTCATGGGCCTGCTTGTTCTGTTGCCGCGCCTGAACTTGCCCATCCGCGTCAACCTGGCTATCTGGCTGGTGGTTTGTGCGCTGGCCATCTTCGTCTGGAGCCGGCAGGTGTTGGAGTTCCGCCCCGCCCAATGGGTGATGAGCACGCTGGTCGGGGTGGCTGTGTTTCTGCTCTGGATCGCGCCGGACGTGCTGGTTCCGGGCTGGCGTTCGCATTGGATTTTCCAGAACTCGATCATGGGTGAGCTCAAAACAAGCCTGCCCTCCGATGCGCTCACCGACAACCTATCGCTGGCCATGCGCGTTTTGCGGGCCACGCTCATCGTGCCCATCGTGGAAGAGCTGTTCTGGCGTGGCTGGCTGATGCGGTGGCTCATTGATCCGAAGTTCGAGGAAGTGCCACTGGGTAAATACCTGCTCTCCAGCTTCCTGTTGGTGGCCCTGTTATTCGCACTGGAGCACGGACCTTATTGGGATGTCGGGCTGCTGGCCGGTCTCGCCTACAACTTCTGGATGGTCCGGACGAAACGGCTCAGCGACCTGATTCTGGCGCATGCCGTCACGAACGGATGCCTGTGCGCGTATGTGCTGCGCACCGGGCATTGGGAATACTGGCTCTAG
- a CDS encoding tetratricopeptide repeat protein, giving the protein MKHSRLVLQFLTLLVALLSLGGCMRDPEKVKRRYLENGNKYMAQGKYKEAALMYRNAIRRDQKFGEAYAQLGDAELRRGDVRAAVGAYRRAVELLPNSEESAGKLADIYLAAYSMQKDRNSPLLNEVRDLAETLLKKDANSYHGLRLRGFMAVSESKSAEAIEYFRKADAVRPKQPELIFALAQLLTQDNQWLEAEKLAQKIVQDTPHYVPVYDFLALQYLRRQQPAEAEATVLKKVANNPTVVEFKLQLAGFYRGMQKKDQSEQIIQKVMADNPNDPAVFRKVGDFFVRLRELDRATQVYTDSLKRFPAEKTSFRLRAAQVKVAQGKPQDALAIVEEALAEDPKSNDALTLRASLQLQYGGKEKQQAAINDLQTLLSRTPSNAVVRYNLARAYHSRGDLDAARVQYLEAIKLAPTFAASHLGLGQVYLAKRDFGKAIGEADEALKADPANAAARVIRINALTNSGNLAQARTDSAAYLKEKPDSPDLQFQVAVIDFIDGHLKEAEATFRSLRSRFQSDPRLTFAIAEVMIRTNRQTEALKFLQDELTKSPNNAELRLAVANTALRIGQGDVAEAEYRQLVDKDPKNTDLYMRLGETLRKKGQIQASIEVLKKGQQLAPTNPAANLQLALTLDIAGMKRESLPLYEAVVKVDPDNAVALNNLAFMYAEDGKDLDQALTYAQRAKAKLPNNEDVADTMAWIYIKKQLNDNAITILKDLTSRQPKNPTYHHHMGVALFQKGNKAAAKQSLQTALSLKPAKDEENKIRELLAKVG; this is encoded by the coding sequence ATGAAACATAGTCGACTCGTCCTGCAATTCCTAACTCTGCTGGTGGCGCTGCTCAGCCTCGGCGGCTGCATGCGCGACCCGGAAAAGGTAAAGCGGCGTTATCTGGAAAATGGCAACAAATACATGGCGCAGGGCAAGTACAAAGAAGCCGCGCTGATGTACCGGAATGCCATCCGGCGCGATCAGAAGTTCGGCGAGGCGTATGCTCAACTGGGCGATGCCGAATTGCGCCGCGGCGATGTCCGCGCGGCCGTGGGCGCCTATCGCCGGGCGGTGGAACTGCTGCCCAATTCCGAAGAGTCCGCGGGTAAGCTGGCTGACATTTACCTGGCCGCCTACTCGATGCAGAAGGATCGCAACAGCCCGCTGCTGAACGAAGTTCGCGACTTGGCTGAGACCCTGCTGAAGAAGGATGCCAATTCCTACCACGGTCTGCGCTTGCGGGGCTTCATGGCCGTCAGTGAAAGCAAGTCGGCCGAGGCGATTGAGTATTTCCGCAAGGCGGACGCGGTCCGTCCCAAGCAGCCGGAACTGATCTTCGCGCTGGCCCAACTCCTGACCCAGGACAATCAGTGGCTCGAAGCCGAGAAGCTGGCCCAGAAGATCGTCCAGGATACGCCGCATTATGTGCCGGTGTATGATTTCCTCGCCCTGCAGTACCTGCGCCGCCAGCAGCCCGCTGAGGCGGAAGCGACCGTCCTGAAGAAGGTCGCCAACAATCCGACCGTCGTCGAGTTCAAGCTCCAGTTGGCCGGCTTCTACCGCGGCATGCAGAAGAAGGATCAGTCCGAGCAGATCATCCAGAAGGTGATGGCGGACAATCCGAACGACCCGGCCGTGTTCCGGAAGGTCGGCGACTTCTTTGTACGGCTGCGTGAGCTGGATCGCGCCACTCAGGTCTACACCGATTCGCTGAAGAGGTTCCCGGCGGAGAAGACCAGCTTCCGGCTGCGCGCCGCACAGGTCAAGGTGGCGCAGGGGAAACCCCAGGACGCCCTGGCCATTGTGGAAGAGGCGCTGGCGGAAGATCCGAAGAGCAACGATGCCCTGACTCTGCGCGCGTCCCTGCAATTGCAGTACGGCGGCAAGGAAAAGCAGCAGGCGGCCATCAACGATTTGCAGACGCTGTTGAGCCGGACGCCGAGCAACGCGGTGGTCCGCTACAACCTGGCCCGCGCCTATCACAGCCGTGGCGATCTCGACGCGGCGCGCGTGCAGTATCTGGAAGCCATCAAACTCGCTCCGACCTTTGCCGCGTCGCACCTGGGCCTGGGCCAGGTGTATCTGGCAAAGCGTGATTTCGGTAAGGCGATTGGTGAGGCGGATGAGGCGTTGAAGGCGGATCCGGCCAATGCCGCGGCCCGCGTGATTCGTATCAATGCCCTGACGAATAGCGGAAACCTGGCGCAGGCGCGCACCGACTCGGCCGCCTATCTGAAAGAGAAGCCCGATTCGCCCGACCTGCAGTTCCAGGTGGCGGTCATCGACTTCATTGACGGTCATCTCAAGGAAGCGGAAGCCACCTTCCGGTCGCTGCGCTCGCGGTTCCAGTCCGATCCCCGCCTGACCTTCGCGATCGCCGAGGTGATGATCCGCACCAACCGGCAAACCGAAGCCCTGAAGTTCCTGCAGGACGAGCTCACGAAGTCGCCCAACAACGCCGAGTTAAGGCTGGCCGTGGCGAACACCGCACTGCGCATCGGCCAGGGCGATGTGGCCGAGGCCGAATATCGTCAGCTGGTCGACAAGGATCCGAAGAACACCGACCTGTACATGCGCCTGGGCGAGACGCTCCGCAAGAAGGGCCAGATCCAGGCTTCGATCGAAGTCCTGAAGAAGGGGCAGCAACTGGCGCCGACCAACCCGGCGGCCAATCTCCAACTGGCGCTCACCCTGGACATCGCCGGCATGAAACGGGAGTCGCTGCCGCTGTATGAGGCGGTGGTGAAGGTCGATCCCGACAACGCCGTCGCGCTGAACAATCTGGCTTTCATGTACGCCGAGGATGGCAAGGATCTCGACCAGGCGCTCACCTACGCCCAGCGCGCCAAGGCGAAGCTACCGAACAATGAGGATGTCGCTGACACGATGGCCTGGATCTACATCAAGAAGCAGCTCAACGACAACGCCATCACAATCCTCAAGGATCTGACCAGCAGGCAGCCGAAGAACCCCACTTATCACCACCATATGGGTGTGGCCCTTTTCCAGAAGGGGAACAAGGCCGCGGCGAAGCAGAGCCTGCAAACAGCGCTCTCCCTCAAGCCCGCCAAGGACGAGGAGAACAAGATTCGAGAGCTGTTGGCCAAGGTCGGTTGA
- a CDS encoding TolC family protein yields MRTVFLLLILACGAMAEPRTFTLKQAVELALKQSPDLVLARLDEQKAAYEIQAVKEPMLPRVFVGSGLAYSSGMPMSIEGASPSVMQAKAVRNIYNAVQGYQVASARESARSAALGVAAMREEIALRTASLFLDLEKAHKETDIAERQIEHLRRVEAAIRLRVEEGKELPIESRRAALNMLKARQRLQGLQTARDAASQSLALVLALHPGDAITPAPEERAAVELPPDEPTSVAEALSDNREIRRMEADLAAKNLEVRSFRANRMPKVDLVAQYGLFAKFNHYEDYFNKFQRNNGQLGVSLQIPVFASTADEARAAQAEIESRRIRFQINDLRGRVEANTRRAWMKIRDAELGREVAKLDLELARQQVSVLLAQMEEGKASMKQIDEARFQEQERWLALYDSSYLLELAQMELLRQTNALVAALR; encoded by the coding sequence ATGCGCACTGTCTTTCTCCTCCTGATTCTGGCTTGTGGGGCAATGGCGGAGCCTCGCACGTTCACCTTGAAGCAGGCAGTGGAACTGGCCCTGAAGCAAAGTCCGGACCTGGTGCTGGCGCGCCTGGACGAGCAGAAGGCTGCGTACGAGATCCAGGCGGTGAAAGAGCCGATGCTGCCCAGGGTTTTTGTCGGCAGCGGCCTGGCTTACTCCAGCGGCATGCCCATGAGCATTGAGGGGGCTTCTCCGTCAGTGATGCAGGCCAAGGCTGTCCGGAATATCTACAATGCCGTACAGGGGTATCAGGTAGCGTCGGCCAGGGAAAGCGCCCGCAGTGCCGCGCTGGGTGTGGCGGCGATGAGGGAAGAGATCGCCCTACGGACGGCTTCGCTGTTCCTGGATCTGGAGAAAGCCCACAAAGAGACCGACATTGCGGAGCGCCAGATTGAGCACCTGCGGCGAGTGGAGGCGGCGATCCGGTTGCGGGTGGAAGAGGGGAAGGAACTGCCCATCGAGTCGAGGCGGGCGGCGCTGAACATGCTGAAGGCGCGCCAGCGGCTGCAAGGCCTGCAGACGGCGCGGGATGCGGCCTCGCAAAGCCTGGCGTTGGTGCTGGCCCTGCATCCTGGGGACGCCATTACTCCGGCTCCGGAGGAGCGGGCAGCGGTGGAACTGCCGCCGGACGAACCCACCTCGGTGGCCGAGGCGCTGAGCGACAACCGGGAGATCCGGCGGATGGAAGCGGATCTGGCGGCCAAGAATCTGGAAGTGCGCAGCTTCCGGGCCAATCGCATGCCCAAAGTGGACCTTGTGGCGCAGTATGGACTCTTCGCCAAGTTCAATCACTACGAGGACTACTTCAACAAGTTTCAGCGCAACAACGGCCAGTTGGGCGTCTCGCTGCAGATCCCTGTTTTCGCGAGTACGGCGGACGAAGCCAGGGCCGCCCAGGCGGAGATTGAGTCGCGGCGCATCCGGTTCCAGATCAACGATTTGCGAGGGCGGGTCGAGGCCAATACACGGCGCGCCTGGATGAAGATCCGGGATGCCGAACTGGGCCGCGAGGTCGCCAAGCTCGACCTGGAGCTGGCCCGGCAGCAGGTCTCGGTACTGCTGGCCCAGATGGAAGAGGGGAAGGCGTCGATGAAGCAGATCGACGAAGCCCGGTTTCAGGAACAGGAGCGGTGGCTGGCGCTGTACGACAGTTCCTACCTGCTGGAGCTGGCGCAGATGGAGCTGCTGCGGCAGACCAACGCGCTGGTGGCCGCCCTGCGCTAG
- a CDS encoding hybrid sensor histidine kinase/response regulator codes for MSISSAYLASIIESSDDAIISKTLDGTVTSWNLAAEQIFGYTAAEMIGSPISLILPPDRQGEMQSILEKIKRGERIQHFETVRRKKNGQLVPVSLSISPILGDDGQVVGAAKIARDITERLARASKLREIEERYGDALWASGIGTWRIDPFSGMAARDERACRLLELPAELRECPLGVHFGHLSPDDRDRALRALENAARTGEPYQQDYKVVTPNGVRWVRDRGRLHEGRESGGAVLTGCLTDISEQAGVAQQLVTEHARLRSIVDQLPVGVMVIDLPSRRFALCNPAAERIMGRPIPDDLESELALRSGSLPDGTPYTPNDWPVMRTLLTGATVMNEEIAIRTADGRVKVIDASSGPVLGPGGQTIGVLATYVDITDRKRTAEHYRLMFERSPVPLWVYDEVTLEFLAVNQAAIHDYGFSRAEFLAMTIRDIRPPEDVPILIDRISKLEKGYEKLNWADQPERYWRHQRKDGSLMHVDIRSHSIQFEGHPARLVMSIDVTSKQRLEEQLRQSQKMEAIGQLAGGIAHDFNNLLTVIGGYANLSLMGLADDHPIRPHLAQIASAGDRAAALTHQLLAFGRKQVLQLRVLNINTVVQGMRPLLARLLREDIQLEMKLDPAVCQVEADPHQLEQVLMNLVINASDAMAAGGLVTIESQEVILDEAYVESHLGVKPGRHAMLAVSDTGYGMDAKTQARIFEPFFTTKPAGKGTGLGLSTAFGIVKQSGGHIAVYSEPDVGSTFKVYLPAATALARTADDKPAVTSVGGSETILLVEDDPGVREFAARVLRELGYTVHEAANGEQALRTGRILGDLVDLLVTDVVMPNLGGRQLSEALAPICRKMRVLFMSGYTQNAIVQHGVLDPGLEFLAKPFNSRSLSERIREVLATPIRPRSVLLLDGDAAVTALLRDALEMKGYTVAIAADGADAVARCRQKPVDLLVVDAIAPESEALDQIHLLSHELPHVRLVAIAGNWDDHVRREARRAGAHECLQKPVSLDVFLKTVRDLIG; via the coding sequence ATGTCTATCTCCAGCGCCTACCTCGCCTCCATCATTGAATCCTCTGACGACGCCATCATCAGCAAAACACTGGATGGAACTGTCACAAGTTGGAATCTGGCCGCGGAGCAGATCTTCGGCTATACGGCGGCCGAGATGATCGGGAGTCCGATCAGCCTGATCCTGCCGCCGGACCGCCAGGGTGAGATGCAATCGATCCTGGAGAAGATCAAGCGCGGCGAGCGGATCCAGCACTTCGAGACCGTCCGTAGAAAGAAGAACGGCCAACTGGTGCCTGTCTCCCTCTCGATTTCCCCGATTCTCGGGGATGACGGCCAGGTGGTGGGCGCGGCGAAGATTGCCCGGGACATAACGGAGCGCCTGGCCCGGGCGTCAAAACTGCGGGAGATCGAGGAGCGCTATGGGGACGCGCTGTGGGCCTCCGGCATTGGAACCTGGAGGATCGATCCATTCAGCGGCATGGCGGCGCGGGATGAACGGGCTTGCCGCCTGCTGGAGCTACCCGCCGAGCTGCGGGAATGTCCCTTGGGCGTGCATTTCGGCCATCTGTCTCCCGATGACCGCGATCGCGCGCTGCGTGCGCTGGAGAATGCGGCGCGCACCGGAGAACCATATCAGCAGGATTATAAAGTAGTTACGCCGAATGGAGTGCGCTGGGTGCGCGACCGCGGCCGGCTGCACGAAGGCCGGGAGAGCGGGGGTGCGGTGCTCACCGGGTGTCTGACCGACATCAGCGAACAGGCCGGCGTCGCGCAGCAGTTGGTGACGGAGCACGCCCGGCTGCGGTCGATTGTGGACCAGTTGCCGGTGGGGGTAATGGTAATCGACCTGCCGTCGCGCCGGTTCGCGCTGTGCAATCCGGCGGCGGAGCGGATCATGGGCCGCCCGATCCCAGACGACCTGGAATCCGAATTGGCGCTGCGGTCCGGCAGCCTTCCCGACGGGACCCCATACACCCCGAATGACTGGCCGGTCATGCGGACTTTGCTCACCGGAGCAACCGTCATGAACGAGGAGATTGCAATACGCACCGCCGATGGACGGGTGAAGGTCATCGATGCGAGTTCCGGGCCGGTGCTGGGGCCGGGTGGACAGACGATCGGCGTTCTGGCCACGTATGTGGACATCACAGACCGCAAGCGCACGGCCGAGCACTACCGCCTGATGTTTGAGCGAAGTCCTGTTCCGCTATGGGTTTACGACGAGGTCACGCTGGAGTTCCTGGCGGTGAATCAGGCTGCGATCCACGATTACGGGTTCAGCCGCGCTGAGTTTCTGGCCATGACGATCAGGGACATCCGGCCGCCGGAAGATGTGCCTATCCTGATTGATCGTATCTCCAAGCTGGAAAAGGGCTACGAGAAGCTGAACTGGGCGGACCAACCGGAGCGGTATTGGCGCCATCAGCGCAAGGATGGGTCGCTGATGCATGTCGACATCCGGTCGCATTCCATCCAGTTTGAGGGCCACCCGGCACGGCTGGTGATGTCGATCGATGTGACGTCGAAGCAGCGCCTGGAAGAGCAACTGCGGCAGTCGCAGAAGATGGAGGCGATTGGACAACTGGCCGGCGGGATCGCCCATGATTTCAACAACCTGCTGACCGTCATCGGCGGCTATGCGAATCTCAGCCTGATGGGGTTGGCGGACGACCATCCCATCCGTCCGCATCTGGCCCAGATTGCCTCGGCCGGAGACCGGGCGGCGGCGCTGACGCATCAGTTGCTGGCGTTCGGCCGGAAGCAGGTGCTGCAGCTGCGGGTCCTGAACATCAATACGGTGGTCCAGGGCATGCGGCCGCTGCTGGCGCGGTTGCTGCGCGAGGACATCCAGCTTGAGATGAAACTGGATCCGGCGGTGTGCCAGGTGGAGGCCGATCCGCACCAGTTGGAACAGGTCCTGATGAACCTCGTGATTAACGCCAGCGACGCGATGGCGGCCGGTGGCCTGGTCACCATCGAGTCGCAGGAAGTGATCCTGGACGAGGCCTATGTGGAGAGCCACCTGGGTGTCAAACCCGGCCGTCACGCCATGCTGGCCGTCAGCGATACCGGCTACGGGATGGACGCGAAGACCCAGGCGCGCATCTTCGAGCCGTTTTTCACCACGAAGCCGGCCGGGAAGGGGACTGGCCTCGGATTGTCCACGGCATTCGGCATCGTCAAACAGAGCGGCGGCCACATCGCGGTCTATAGTGAGCCGGACGTGGGCAGTACTTTCAAGGTGTATCTGCCGGCCGCGACCGCCCTGGCCCGCACAGCCGATGACAAACCGGCCGTGACGTCAGTCGGCGGCAGTGAGACGATCCTGCTGGTGGAGGACGATCCCGGGGTACGTGAGTTTGCCGCGCGGGTGCTGAGGGAGCTGGGGTATACGGTCCACGAGGCCGCGAACGGCGAGCAGGCGCTGCGCACCGGCCGTATTCTGGGCGACCTGGTGGATCTGCTGGTGACCGATGTGGTGATGCCGAACCTGGGCGGGCGGCAACTCTCCGAGGCCCTGGCCCCAATCTGCCGGAAGATGCGCGTTTTGTTCATGTCGGGCTACACGCAGAACGCGATCGTCCAACACGGGGTGCTGGACCCGGGCCTGGAGTTTCTGGCTAAGCCCTTCAATTCACGGAGTTTGAGCGAGCGGATCCGGGAGGTGCTGGCGACACCCATCCGGCCCCGGTCCGTGCTGCTGCTGGACGGCGACGCGGCGGTCACGGCACTGCTGCGGGATGCTCTTGAGATGAAAGGGTACACCGTAGCCATTGCCGCCGACGGAGCCGATGCCGTGGCGCGCTGCCGGCAGAAGCCGGTGGATCTGCTGGTAGTGGACGCGATCGCCCCCGAGAGCGAGGCGCTCGACCAGATCCATCTGTTGTCGCATGAGCTGCCGCATGTGCGGCTGGTGGCGATCGCCGGCAATTGGGACGACCACGTGCGGCGGGAGGCGCGGCGGGCCGGCGCCCACGAGTGCTTGCAGAAGCCGGTGTCGTTGGACGTATTCCTGAAAACCGTCCGCGACCTGATCGGCTGA